The Mixophyes fleayi isolate aMixFle1 chromosome 9, aMixFle1.hap1, whole genome shotgun sequence DNA window agatcgGGGccatcgccccccctagcagggacttgctgccgacggctgcacagtatgtgcaggtccgctcggcagtgacagtgtgctgtcccgctgctctgattgtgtttaaaacaaaatcatagcagccgggcagcacactgtcactgccgagcggacctgcacatagtgtgcagccgccggcagccttagatgtaaaaaaaaaagggggcggggcctaaatcgcccccccctaaatcgcccggggtatagcaattttctagatccgcccctggcagtAAAGCATACCGTAGTATAcatcccacttccaccactggctcGTACACAGAACAAAGACAGATACTGagttacaaacatttaaagttaTGGTGGTACTGTTCAGCTAGTTTATAGCAGGGGTGTATGAGGGGGGACGGATGGGTTTTGCATACTTAGACTTTTTATTCAACCCTGTCCACTAGATTCTTCTAAGAATATTCACAAAGACTTTCTGAACTTGTTAGCCAAGGTATAAAGTATCAGGATGCATTACAATTCAGTAGTATTTGGGCTTCTATGGAATTGAGGGACTATAGTCACATGAAGTTAATTTACAATTACTTCTGAGAATCCTGGGAGAGGAGACAATTTTCCTGCAAGGCAACGTGACGCATACTGTGACTTCAAGCTCCGCCTACCTCAGTGACCAATGAGTGGAAAGAGGCATTGCGACATAACTagcgtcaaactccttgcccagTTCACAGGAGGATGATCAGGCGCCACAAATCTCCGCAGCATGGACAGCCagagttacaaatcatacaaCATACAGACGCACATAGAAAGGGAACATGTACAGACAAGGTTTACCAAGGAAGTGCAGACATAAGacagagagagccctgctcatgggAGTTTAAAGTGTAGAGGGAGAGGGCTATGGTGAGACAATAGGAGCTCAGGGGAAGCAGTATGGACATGGTACTGGAGCTGGTAGAACAAGTAGTGGGGGTAGTAGGCAGGGGCGgatattagatttttttattttttatttttttttaggtgggGAGGTTTAGTCCCCAACCACTCTTTGCCTTCTATCGGTAGGGCTGCCTGCGGccgcacactgtgtgcaggtccgtgTCAGCAGAGACAGTATGCTGTGTTTTacacacaatcagagcggccgagCGGGATTCTCTGTCTGCCAACacagacctgcacagtgtgcggCCACAGGTAACACACCACTACTAGGGGGGCGGGTGATTGCTCTTccatggatccgccactggtattgGGCTATATTAAAAGTTTTGAGAGAGCACTTGAAAGGTTTAATGTTGGGGGAGAGCCTGGTCAGGAGGGGTAGGGAGTCctgtaagtggggagcagcacaggagaagtcttggaggtgggagtgagaggtggttaccagagcgGAGGGGAGACGTAGGTCAGAGAAAGATTGTAGAGGGTGAGAATAGGTGTAtcttgaaatgaatgaagaggagGAATTGATGAGGGCTTTGAAGGATACACACATGGAGGGCAAATAATCAGTAAACCCAACAAAGATGCTTTCCTGTTGGGCTAATACTACACAGGTGTAAGAAAACACAATGCGACTCAATGCCATTAAATCATGGGCTTAAATTGTTCCAAAGAATCCTCCGTGTTCTCTATTTCATTGCCCAGAATTGCCTAACATTTCCTGAATGAGCAAAACATCGCTCATCTCACCAAACTCTACAGAGGAGATTAATGGCCTTGAGTTCATGTGAGGTGATTCAGTTACAGCATTGTGTCAAATGATGATCATAAAAATAGCTGGTGTAGCAGAGCCCATAGGAAACAAGTTACAAAACTAGTGACCTCTGTTAGGAGATTCATCTCTGAAGATTGTGCAACAAATCATAGTTGTAACCAAGTCCTTGATTGTGTccctcaaaaaaaaataataataataaataatgagacTTAATTAGTAATAAGAACAACTATCAACAGAAAAATCCTACCCTTAAGTTGGATGTAGCAGCTTAATTTCATATATGGGAacgtttgacaccacaatcttcttaCAACACTGCTCTGTGCTCCTGGgggaccctgcaccttccactaAATAAATCTCAGTCTGCTgccaccattcccctcctcacatcatgtcactgcccctgtcacatgcagccctgtcctcactgacacaatcacacaagtggacacTCATCTCTGGCTGCTGTGACCAATCCACTGATCTGCAGGTCATTTATtcccccccatcccatcacaacTGGGGATATACAGATGAGCAGATGACTTTTGCTGACAATTGGATTCTCAGACACCCGTCATATACattaaatagaaacaaaaaaaacaaaaaacaaacaaacatgcaaAACGTACTAAAATAATGTGATGAAATACTTCCTTTACCTACATCCTCACCCAGAATGACTACCAGATAAACACCTTGCTAAAATAAAACCTCAAATCAGATCTATTACATGCTACCTGAGAGCACCTGACGTGATGCATGCATCCTGTATATCGCTTTAGATTAAATCATTCATAAAAGTGCAATAACCGTACAATAAACTAGACACACACAGGGCATCTATTACAGATTTCAATAATAGTTATCTAGAATGATTAATAATACTCTATTATGCAGATAGTTACGGCATTGCCCAATAAAGGAAATCTGCTGATGGATACTAATATGGATAATGAATTCatacaaatggaagttgaattaaagctggttataaaatagTAGTAGGACGCATAAGAGTTAACAAAGCTACAGCgcatatattgacaaattaagttgtttttctgcTTCTTGGACCGTGTTGCTCAAGGTATATGAGGAAACATgtcttaaatatattatatagcgTAACTTGTCTGAAatgaaatgtgccctccattgtTCATGATGGGAAACGGGGAAGTTGTGGTACTGCAAGTCTACACCAGATAAGATGAGGTAAggtctacttggatttatgccTGTATCTGGGGGGATGTTGGGTGATGTTGAGTGGTCCGGTcatgtggagtgatattattggttaaagtcttatatgatgttctatctacgtattagtttgtggATATAGggcataaaatgcttgcaaaGTTAATATGTAATCACCATTGTTCtgattgaattgaatggtctgtattgcacATACAAGAATAAACCGAGCATATACTAAAGAgacttcgggctagatttactaaactgcgggtttgaaaaagtggagatgttgcctatagcaaccaatcagattctagctatcatttatttagtgcactctacaaaatgatagctagaatctgattggttgctataggcaacatctccacattttcaaacccgcagtttagtaaatataccccttcgtCTTTGAATTATTCTTGAAAACTTCCATAACAGATACCAGTTGCCACCAAcattaatgataaatagaccGCATAACCTGACATACGTTACAATTTTACCTAAGGAGCTGTAGGCAATGCCTCGCTATGTGAACATTAATATATACTTGcagccagtggtcgaagtggaaacttGCAAGTGTAATTGTAATGAGAAATGTAAGAATGGAATGTgatattttttacaataaaagcagtaggacaggcctgtccaacctgcggccctccagatgttgtgaaactacaagccccagcatgccctttcagctatcaactggttgtctacctgcaaagcatgctgggacttgtagtttcacaacatctggagggccgcaggttggacaggcctgcagtAGGAGAAAGGACAGTATGGTATACCAGCCCAATCCCACCACTGTTTGCACCGTATTTTGGTTAGACATTATCTGTAGTGTTTTTTGTTGGGCGCCGGTTGCCCTTTAAATGCTCCAAGGAATCACACACATCAACAGATTATATGATGGGCAAAGTTCACGCCACACTCAAACgataacatttaaataaacaaaacaagatTATTTATGCTCTTAAACTTGTCAAGAAAAAGATTAATCTCTGCAATCTGACCCCTATAGAAGACAGGTTTAGGAGACAACAACCCGCAGTAAAAGTTGCTCTGTAACACTTTTAAGAGGTAAACTACAAACCAATCCTCACACGGTGACACTTTGAAAGGTTTACGGTAGAGTGTTAATGCTACGCTGCAATTAAATCACAGCAAATGCTGCAAAGCCGTGGGGATTGCATCTTTTAAAGAGTTTGCTAAATAATTCAGCTCCTTCCTGTGAGCGCAATCCGGAAAGCTGAGCAATTTGCTGCCTTTGGCATATATTTAAAATCCTTACAGTAAACATGAATTAACGTCTCACATAACAAGCTGGCTAATGTTTATATTGTACACACTGCAGAGAGTACAAATAAAATGAGTATAATCCCTGCAGCAAAACTAAGAACCTgtcctggaaggggagggggggttggggaaggggggcttgtggtagtaaAAGTTCCAATGTTATCAGGGAATTGTGATTGAGATAAAGGAGATTGTCAATGTACTGGAATGTAGATAGAAAGATTAGAACTTATATTATTTTACAGTGTTAGAATTGATGGCTATATCTGCAATATCTGTATATTCAGTTTAAGGCATTGGCAGCAGGACTGAGGCTATAAACCAGTGACAGTTTTAGGATATGGACAGATCTGGTTGTTCAATTTGGTTCCTTTCAATCAAATTGGCCTATCAGGATATTGCGTGACTTCTCTATGGTCCAATCAAAATGTGGGTGGTAGTTCACAGTATACAAAAGGACAAACTCTCGGAGTGACcagtatataatattatagcCCATTATAGACCATTCCGGTAACAAGAATAAAAAGTAGAGCCAATTCTATTAAGCAGTGCACTATGCATGGCACATTCTAAGGACCAGCATATAATACAGACCTCATTCTGGCTACTAGATGCTAGTGACAAGCAAATAGCACTGGCTTTAGCCACGCtggttgctttttattttaacaacctttttttttattattattttttattttaacaaattctTCACAGGTTGATTAATAAAAAAGATACAATTTAAATCCAAATTCAGCAGTAGATATTTCGCATAGAGCACCTTACATTGTTTAGTTGTCCATTAAATTCAGGCAAGTTTGGTGTTACTGAAATACATTTGGGAGAGATTTACATTGGAAGCACTGATCTgagagttctttgtacagcgctgtggaattagtggcgctatataaataaatagatgatgatgatgatgaaggtaatgCATCGAAGGGTGTTTTGGATAAATCAATAAGCCGCACGCTCCTGTACTGAACACACATTATTTCCATAACATGCAGACACAATATGGTCATATGAACCATTCCCGTCATATTAACTTTTGTTCATAATGTTTCAACAGAAATGGAGGCTGGGATACAACAGGCAGAGGAGGGAAGCGGAGCTACAGAAGAAATGAACCCAAGAGCTGACACTCAATGCCAAGGAGCCACCCAACAGCCCGTTCAGCCCAAGCATATTTCAGAGCAACCAAAAGGAATAGAGAACACTGGATTTGTTGGGGATCCTCCACCTTATTCTCCTCCAGACCCAAAGATTGCCCACCTGCTGTACCCAAGTTATCCGGCTAACTTCTCCGGCCATATGCCGGTTATGTACCAATCTGGACCCACAATGCAGAGTGCCTACGCTCACCAGAACTTGCCGCCAGGATCATACCCCTATATCATAGTAAGACCATCTGTTTACTCCGAAGCATCGTAATACCAATTCTATCAATGTGACGTCCCTGCTTACAAACAGATATTCTGGCTCACTGCCAAGAAGGTCATTTTGTTCCATTCAGAATTTGGCGCATTCGGTTGTACGTTGACGCAGGTTCTGTTTGACCTATTTTTCATCAGGTAACTAGCTTTATGTGTTacctgatgagagatggagctgTGCCGAAGAGCAATTCAATGGTCCCACCACTCTTTATAGTGCCTTAGTGTTGGGTCGTAATTACTTTATATGTAGCTCAAAAATTGTGAGTTTACCATGTCAGTTCTAATAATAGGGAATTGTTACTGGATAAATggattgtgcaatatgatgcctTAACCAAACAATGGTCCCCACTACACCAACAGTCCTACTTCCTGTTTAAAACCATCATTTTCACAGAACCACAGGTCATCCCTCTGTGTCATGATTTAGATTCAGCGGAAGTCCGGTTAGTAGAAAATGGGAACCCAAATCTAAACAAACAAGCAAATATTCTTCTGTCCATTTTGAGGGAGCAGTCATTTTTCCAAGATGAAAACACCCATCAATCTATCTTTTTAAAATGATCTACTTTGGGTatcgaatatttttttttaaatgtataaacgCCTCTGTTGGCTTTTTAATTTATCCAGTGACGACCAAGATTTTATAGCGCCCATTGTGAAGACAATTAGTAACCAGGACCCTTTAAACACCCCCAAGCCATACTCTAacatataccacacacacacattagaccACCAAAACACCCTACAAACACCTTCACCTTGGTCACACAACACTTGGTCTCCGACAATCCTCCCCTTCTCAGGATTATATGCGCACCATCAGCTGTGTGTGCTACATAGAAGAAGATCTTAATGTACGTGTGTACGACGCAACTATATATTCATAGCGCAGACCCAAGAAAAATGATGTGTACGTGCAGCTTTATACGTTTGAATGCATTCAGAAAGAATTATGTTACTATAGTGGGTTGAAGATGCCTATTGACTGTATATAGTGAAGGACAATTATGTAGCTGAATATTCTTCTCTACAACTACAGTCAATGAAGTTTGAATATTTAAAATGCTTACGTTATGTCCTTATGTCCGTCACGTGCACTAATGGGTAGGGAGAGAAGCGTCCTAGGTTACATCCATTAAGAACACACTACTTAAGATTATTATAAATGAGCCCATCTGTCAATCTCTAAGATTTTAATTTGAATGTTGCTGGTGACATTAGTCATAGTTTACCCTTCGCAGAGACGAATTAGCGTGCATACTAGTATCATTGTTTAGGCTGGTTTCAGTTGGCTGCGTCTTCGTGCCCTTCAAGTACGTGAAGGGTTAAATGTAGACTCCCCAAAGAAACAAGATATTTGGAAGTCACTTACAGGAGTTTCTTGTTCTAGAAAGGTAATGAATTATTAATGCCCAAATGATCCTGTGATGTTAATGACTATGCGAGAGCGAGCAGGGGCCACCTTCCAAATGGAAGTCTGCATCCGCTGTGATAGTCATGGGCCAATCATACAGTATAAAGTCTGTTTATTGTCCACAGAGTTAATGGGTTTCCAGATAATGTTTTATAACAGATATATGTATACCGGATACGATTATATTTTAGGTGCAACGACAATTATAGATCTCAGGTCTCTATACCAATGTGTGAGAGATATACAATGAAGAAAGGGACATTTTGGAATTCCCCGTGTGTACTTAGAGGGAGacagtgtgtatataaaagggGAGGAATCTGCAAATAATCTTAAACATTCGAATGACAGCATTTTACACCCTATTCTATAAGAAAGTTCATTAGAATGTAAAGATGtattttaaagcatttttcttttactgtgCTTAATTATGCAGTTATTATACTTACATAATCATTCTCTAGCTCCTTTAGATAATTTCCTACATCTCCAATCACATGACATTGTGTACTGGAAAAATGGGACATTGTAttgtgacattaataaaaattttcCCCTCCCTATAATACAGCTCTGATCCCCAGGGACACCTAGGGCACTTCTGCTACCCTGAGCCCCTGACATTCACCCCATCTGCCCCCATTATAATCGATGAGTCGTCAAGAAAGGCCCAGCATAAGTAGTGGCGGCAACGTTATAGAATGGGGTGTATAAAGAGGGACCTGTCATAAAGTATATAGAATATCCCACTTTTCTAGTCACACAGGACTGGACTCAGGTGTTAGAGGAATATCAGACAGAGACAAGGACACCTGTCACTGTCTAGATGGTGAAGATTGGCAGCAGTGTGGCATTGCACTGCAAATAATTGGGCGCCAGCCACTTTAAATAGTTATTAAAACGCATTACTCAAAATCCGCACTCTCTCCTTAACCAGCTCCCGAACAAACACAAGTTCCTTATTATTCAAGGTCAACCTTGCATATAAGCTGCCATTAGATCCATAGAACACTGGATCAAAACATATTCGTGTGCAAGAAAGGTCGCCCCAAAAAGCTGTAAATTAATCCTACCCAACAATATTCGTCCTAAACTCAGCCCCGCCTTTCCTTTCCCCCCAAACTAAGAATTTGTATGCACAGGTATATTGTACCCATCTACGGTGGCTATATAACGAGAGGGTGGGGAGAGATTACAACACATACTTCTCACTTATAACTGGGTCACAGCTTGTGTAAAATATCCCTATATTCAAGAAAAGTAGTCGATTACATTTTAGAGATAAAACCTGGGATATTGAAGCTATGAAAAGAAACACAatcacaaatatataattttgtgattttggctatttattccctatagAATATCAAAAGTGTATTCTATTTGTCCTGAAAATCCCACTATAAAATGgactaagaaatatatatatattttttaaatctgaatCAATGTGTTGCAAAATCTAAAGCTTGGTCTGGCCATGAAGGGATGACAACCATGCAGTCTTGTTAAGTGGATAAAGAGGTAAATGTTAAAAATTGTGACACCTTCAGCCCTACACCATATGTACTAGTCAATTCTATTGGTCATTACTCTGCTCAATGTCAGGGACCAGCAAAGGATCTAATATGTCACAATGTTATAAAGTTCGAACGGTTCCAAAGTCTAGATTGTTATAGCAATTCAATTAGTTATCTTGGCACTAAATATCTGCACACTTTATGAGCTCTTAATCCCATCCAAGAGTAAGTtacctaaaaaaaaatccaacaaaaaTCAGGTTAAATCTCTTACCCAAAGTCAGATGGCCTCCAATTCAAGGAAAGTGAAATGTACCGAGACTAAAGCAACTGGTTCTATgaaatcattatttatattttgtcaaATACAGTGTAGATACTCATGTAGAATAGCAGCAGTCAGCTGTAGGAACGGACCGGCAGCGGATATTAAACGTACTACTTGCGTTCCACTGCAAACGCACCGACTTCCAGATCTTGTCTGCCCCAGCTGCGGTTTATAAAATGCCCTTATAAAGGATTTGTGCACTAAAACCCTTATAGGGGATTTGTATTTGGaattaagaaattaaaaaaaataaacaaattggtTGTAGTAAAAACATTTTGACACGCCTGTTTTTGATTGCCAAAAACATTTGATTGCCGAAGCGGAATTTTGTAAAAAGGTCAATTACGAAACTCACCAGAAGAGACTTAGTTTTGCACCAGTGTCCCTCAAAGGTCCAGAAATTAAAGAGGCCCCACACGTCTACTTTCTGCACTCAGGAGATACAAACTAGAAGTGCGCTTTAATGTACGGGTGGGAATATCCTTTGTCTCGCACACTGCAAAAGTAACATCAATGGCCAATCTACTACC harbors:
- the PRRT1B gene encoding proline rich transmembrane protein 1B is translated as MATEMEAGIQQAEEGSGATEEMNPRADTQCQGATQQPVQPKHISEQPKGIENTGFVGDPPPYSPPDPKIAHLLYPSYPANFSGHMPVMYQSGPTMQSAYAHQNLPPGSYPYIINDGSLGMPPLQPEVRTKDYMVESVLVMFFCCFLTGIIAVVYSHETRTALSRGDIHQAQESSRKARSLVLFSLLFGVFVSISWIIYVVVAIFL